One genomic segment of Deltaproteobacteria bacterium includes these proteins:
- the lon gene encoding endopeptidase La codes for MVLPIFLRSDSIVDLLQTISPNYMGGFFSQRIETLGSPHFNDLYSVGTAGTILQVVRLPGGGAQVLVEGLCRILMGRLVSHQPFLLAHVEEVKDHDRKSMISDTLLESTRSLFRLSVSLGKPFSEEADLLLDQVDTPGRLADLVATHLSLGLAERQEILECFDPLERLKKVFLILSKEIKNLEARTAPGSGSARDPARTQKNPMVWQQTKSIQKQLGEEDPHAAEINELREKVRSAEMPKKVEEVAEREISRLERMNPTSAEYTVSRTYVDYLVTLPWSRSTRDNLNINRAEAILNEDHYDLKKVKDRILEYLAVKKMKKTMKGPILCFVGPPGVGKTSLGKSIARALGRKFVRISLGGMRDEAEIRGHRRTYVGALPGRIIQEIRRSGTSNPVFMLDEVDKIGQDFRGDPAAALLEVLDPEQNSFFTDHYLDVPFDVSRVMFLTTANSVSPIPPALRDRMEVIHIPGYIDEEKERIASDFLIPHQIEENGLSQNPITFRPGAIQKIIREYTREAGVRNLEREIAAICRKVTRELTQGKEKRDVIDENTVEEFLGPPRIFCEVKEEKNCVGIATGLAWTENGGEIMFVEVSRIKGEKGLLLTGSLGDIMKESAQAALSYIRSHAGDHGISQSLFPNHGFHVHFPAGAVPKDGPSAGATIAVALISLLTGNPVRHDVAMTGELTLTGKILPVGGIREKIHAALRAEVKKVILPKKNQANLEEMPGELLKNIEIVFASHIREVLKEALVD; via the coding sequence ATGGTCCTGCCCATTTTCCTCCGGTCCGACAGTATCGTTGATCTCCTCCAGACGATCTCACCCAACTATATGGGGGGCTTCTTTTCTCAGAGAATAGAGACCCTGGGAAGCCCGCACTTCAATGATCTCTACTCTGTGGGAACGGCGGGAACCATACTCCAGGTAGTCAGGCTGCCTGGAGGCGGTGCCCAGGTCCTGGTCGAAGGTCTATGCCGCATCCTCATGGGCAGGTTGGTCTCCCACCAACCCTTTCTCCTGGCTCATGTGGAAGAAGTAAAGGACCACGACAGGAAGTCGATGATCTCAGACACCCTCCTGGAAAGCACTCGTTCTCTCTTCAGACTCTCGGTCTCTTTGGGAAAGCCCTTTTCTGAAGAGGCGGACCTGCTTCTCGATCAGGTGGACACCCCGGGACGGCTGGCCGATCTTGTCGCTACGCACCTCAGCCTGGGATTGGCGGAAAGGCAGGAGATCCTCGAATGCTTTGATCCTCTGGAAAGGCTCAAGAAGGTCTTTCTCATTCTCAGCAAGGAGATTAAGAACCTCGAAGCCCGTACTGCTCCCGGGTCCGGATCAGCAAGAGACCCGGCAAGAACCCAGAAAAACCCTATGGTCTGGCAGCAGACCAAATCGATCCAAAAGCAGCTCGGGGAGGAGGATCCTCATGCGGCCGAGATCAACGAGTTGAGGGAAAAGGTCCGGTCCGCCGAGATGCCCAAGAAGGTCGAAGAGGTTGCCGAGAGAGAGATCAGCCGCCTGGAGCGAATGAATCCCACGTCGGCTGAATACACCGTCTCCAGAACCTATGTCGACTATCTGGTCACCCTCCCTTGGAGTCGAAGCACCCGGGACAACCTCAACATCAATCGCGCTGAAGCGATTCTGAATGAAGACCACTACGATCTCAAGAAAGTGAAAGACCGGATTCTCGAGTACCTGGCTGTCAAGAAAATGAAAAAGACCATGAAGGGTCCTATCCTCTGCTTTGTGGGCCCTCCAGGGGTCGGCAAGACATCCCTCGGCAAATCGATTGCCAGGGCTTTGGGAAGGAAGTTCGTTCGCATATCTCTGGGAGGCATGAGAGACGAGGCCGAGATCAGGGGGCACAGGAGAACCTATGTGGGGGCCCTCCCCGGAAGAATCATACAGGAGATCAGGCGGAGCGGAACGAGCAACCCGGTCTTTATGCTGGATGAAGTCGACAAGATCGGCCAGGATTTCCGTGGAGATCCGGCAGCCGCTCTCCTTGAGGTTTTGGATCCCGAGCAGAACTCCTTTTTCACCGACCACTATCTTGATGTCCCCTTCGACGTCTCGCGGGTCATGTTCCTCACCACGGCAAACAGCGTCTCTCCTATCCCTCCTGCCCTGAGGGACAGGATGGAAGTGATCCACATCCCAGGCTACATCGACGAAGAGAAAGAGAGGATCGCCAGTGATTTCCTCATTCCCCATCAGATCGAAGAGAACGGGTTGAGCCAAAACCCAATAACTTTCAGGCCCGGGGCGATCCAGAAAATCATACGCGAGTACACACGGGAGGCAGGGGTTAGGAACCTGGAGAGAGAAATCGCCGCGATCTGCCGCAAGGTCACCCGCGAGCTGACTCAGGGAAAGGAAAAGAGGGACGTCATCGACGAGAATACCGTGGAAGAATTCCTCGGACCCCCCCGGATCTTCTGCGAGGTGAAGGAGGAAAAGAACTGTGTCGGCATTGCCACCGGTCTCGCCTGGACGGAAAACGGCGGGGAGATCATGTTCGTGGAAGTATCCAGAATAAAAGGGGAAAAGGGTCTCCTTCTGACCGGATCCCTGGGAGACATCATGAAGGAGTCCGCTCAGGCTGCTCTCAGCTATATCAGGAGTCATGCAGGAGATCACGGCATCTCGCAGAGCCTTTTCCCCAACCATGGCTTTCATGTCCATTTCCCTGCAGGCGCCGTGCCCAAGGATGGCCCTTCCGCAGGGGCGACAATCGCCGTGGCCCTGATCTCGCTCCTGACAGGGAATCCGGTGAGACACGATGTTGCCATGACAGGGGAGCTCACCCTTACGGGGAAGATCCTTCCTGTAGGAGGAATAAGGGAGAAGATCCACGCTGCTCTGAGGGCAGAGGTCAAGAAGGTGATTCTTCCCAAGAAGAATCAGGCCAACCTGGAGGAGATGCCCGGGGAGCTTCTCAAGAATATCGAGATCGTCTTCGCGAGCCACATCCGAGAGGTTCTGAAAGAGGCTCTGGTAGATTAG
- a CDS encoding ABC transporter permease — translation MEYTTAEVLIEVTQREKNLIRRVFRSKTFLIGFLIVCLITGASLLAPFLTKFDPIKTSLLEALQPPSRLHWLGTDNFGRDILTRILYGGRTALLIGTGCVIVPLVVGTILGSIAGYFGGRLDDIIMRLVDVTIALPYLVLVIAILAIIGPGLRNVFISVWLVGWTAYARIIRGEILSLKEMEFIEAARALGCSTGYIIRRHIIPNAITPALVFSVTDVVLCILLASSLSFLGLGVQPPTPDWGAMISEGRIFIYQAWWMTTFPGLAIMLIGIGFSLIGDGLADVLRPKD, via the coding sequence ATGGAATATACAACCGCAGAGGTTCTCATAGAGGTTACACAGAGGGAAAAGAATCTGATCAGGAGGGTCTTTCGCAGCAAGACCTTCCTGATCGGCTTTCTCATCGTGTGTCTGATCACTGGGGCCTCCCTTCTCGCCCCTTTCTTGACCAAGTTCGACCCCATCAAGACCTCCCTCCTGGAGGCCCTTCAGCCCCCGTCCCGTCTCCACTGGCTCGGCACCGACAACTTCGGAAGAGATATTCTCACCCGGATTCTTTACGGCGGGCGGACGGCATTGCTTATAGGCACCGGCTGCGTCATTGTTCCACTGGTTGTGGGGACCATTCTGGGCTCCATAGCCGGCTATTTCGGAGGCCGCCTGGACGACATCATCATGAGACTGGTGGATGTGACAATCGCCCTGCCCTATCTCGTTCTGGTAATAGCGATTCTCGCCATTATCGGGCCTGGATTGAGAAACGTTTTCATTTCGGTCTGGCTGGTGGGCTGGACAGCATACGCCAGGATCATCCGCGGGGAGATCCTCTCCCTGAAAGAGATGGAATTCATCGAGGCCGCAAGGGCTCTTGGTTGCAGCACAGGTTACATCATTCGGCGCCACATCATTCCGAACGCCATTACTCCGGCTCTTGTCTTCTCTGTTACAGATGTGGTTCTTTGTATTCTCCTGGCATCCTCCCTAAGCTTTCTAGGACTCGGCGTGCAACCCCCTACCCCGGACTGGGGAGCCATGATCAGTGAAGGACGAATATTTATTTACCAAGCTTGGTGGATGACCACTTTTCCCGGTTTGGCTATCATGTTGATCGGCATCGGCTTCAGCCTCATCGGAGATGGTCTGGCCGATGTTCTACGACCCAAAGACTGA
- a CDS encoding ABC transporter ATP-binding protein → MCLLKVENLKTYFRVGKGSLKSVDGVSFTVNRGETVGLVGESGSGKSVTCLSILRLVARPPGYYAGGSIYFEGKDLLSCSHREIQDIRGNRISMIFQEPMSYLNPVYKIWYQIAEIIRAHQAVSAAEAKKTSIELLSQVGIPSPHRRAEDYPHQLSGGMRQRVMIAMAIACNPSLLIADEPTTALDVTIQAQILELLARLQERNGMAVILVTHDLGVISESTRQVVVMYCGHVVEVLDTSGLEREALHPYTLGLIRSVPMIGLKTSRLSAIPGSVPSLFALPRGCKFHPRCSRATEICTAAVPDMVQVGKRHWVRCHHIDRLAN, encoded by the coding sequence TTGTGTCTTTTGAAAGTCGAGAACCTGAAAACCTATTTCAGGGTCGGGAAAGGCTCCCTCAAGAGCGTGGACGGCGTGAGTTTCACCGTAAACCGGGGAGAAACGGTGGGACTGGTGGGGGAGTCCGGGTCAGGGAAATCGGTGACATGCCTCTCCATCCTCCGTCTGGTCGCCCGGCCTCCGGGGTACTACGCAGGGGGAAGTATCTATTTTGAGGGCAAGGATCTTCTCTCCTGCAGTCACCGGGAGATCCAAGACATCAGGGGCAACCGGATCTCCATGATCTTTCAGGAGCCGATGAGCTATCTCAACCCGGTCTACAAGATCTGGTACCAGATTGCCGAAATTATCCGTGCCCACCAGGCAGTCTCAGCAGCCGAGGCAAAGAAAACGAGCATCGAACTACTCTCCCAGGTGGGAATACCCAGCCCCCACAGGAGGGCCGAGGATTATCCACACCAGTTGAGCGGCGGGATGAGACAGCGAGTGATGATTGCCATGGCCATCGCCTGCAATCCGAGCCTCCTCATCGCCGATGAACCTACTACAGCCCTCGATGTGACGATTCAGGCCCAGATCCTGGAGCTTCTCGCCCGCCTCCAGGAGAGAAACGGGATGGCCGTGATTCTGGTGACTCACGACCTCGGCGTGATCAGTGAGTCTACCAGGCAGGTGGTGGTAATGTATTGCGGTCATGTGGTGGAGGTTCTGGATACCTCTGGACTGGAGAGGGAAGCCCTTCATCCATACACTCTGGGGCTGATCCGTTCTGTTCCAATGATCGGTCTCAAGACGTCCCGGCTCTCAGCCATACCGGGTTCCGTACCCAGTCTTTTTGCTCTTCCCCGGGGCTGCAAGTTCCATCCCCGTTGCAGCCGGGCCACCGAAATCTGTACTGCGGCGGTTCCTGACATGGTGCAGGTCGGAAAACGCCATTGGGTGAGATGCCACCATATTGACCGACTCGCGAATTAG
- a CDS encoding ABC transporter permease has protein sequence MRRYVLRRLLHFLPVLLGLTVFVFLIIHLIPGDPARIMLGIRATPENIERLRHALGLDRSLIVQYVTFLANLLKGNLGTSIAYRTGVLEVILQRLPATLMLICLGAVISIAFAVPLGVLSALRPRGLRDNMIRLGTLFGFTMPSFWVALLLMMFLGVRWGIFPVSGFGKTFGERLWHLVLPSFVLGLYLTPVILRPLRASILESLQANFVTTARAKGLKEWEVTFRHAFRNALIPSVTIFGVNIGWLLGGTVVIEATFSLPGIGMLLVGSIFKRDYPMVQGVTFVFGFLIITINFVTDVLYSYLDPRIRMGE, from the coding sequence ATGCGTAGATATGTACTCCGCCGGCTCCTCCATTTCCTCCCCGTCTTGTTAGGGCTCACGGTCTTCGTCTTTCTCATCATCCACCTGATTCCCGGAGACCCGGCCCGCATAATGCTGGGAATCCGGGCAACGCCCGAGAATATCGAAAGGTTGAGGCACGCCCTCGGTTTGGACAGGTCTCTGATAGTCCAGTACGTCACCTTCCTGGCAAATCTCCTCAAAGGAAACCTGGGGACCTCCATAGCCTACCGGACCGGCGTCCTCGAGGTAATCCTCCAGCGGCTTCCGGCCACACTCATGCTGATCTGCCTCGGCGCTGTCATCTCGATCGCCTTTGCCGTCCCATTGGGTGTCCTTTCAGCGCTCCGGCCCAGGGGTTTACGGGACAATATGATCCGTCTCGGCACGCTCTTCGGCTTCACGATGCCCTCTTTCTGGGTGGCCTTGCTGCTGATGATGTTTCTCGGGGTCAGGTGGGGGATCTTCCCTGTCTCCGGGTTCGGAAAGACCTTTGGAGAGAGGCTCTGGCACCTGGTTTTGCCCTCCTTTGTTCTGGGCCTGTACCTTACACCAGTCATTCTCCGTCCCTTGCGCGCGAGTATCCTCGAGTCACTGCAGGCAAACTTCGTGACAACCGCCAGAGCAAAGGGCCTGAAGGAGTGGGAAGTAACATTCAGGCATGCCTTCCGCAACGCCTTGATCCCGAGCGTCACCATCTTCGGGGTCAACATCGGTTGGCTGCTCGGCGGCACGGTTGTCATCGAGGCGACGTTTTCGCTTCCGGGAATCGGAATGCTTCTGGTCGGTTCCATTTTCAAGCGGGATTATCCCATGGTCCAGGGGGTGACATTCGTCTTCGGTTTCTTGATCATTACGATCAATTTTGTTACGGACGTCCTTTACAGCTATCTCGACCCTCGAATCCGTATGGGGGAATAG
- a CDS encoding ATP-binding cassette domain-containing protein, translating to MGGEPILEVVDLVKYFPLGGSFFSKSRAVVRAVDGVSFALEPGETLGLVGESGCGKSTVGRSILRLVEPTSGKVFFSGEDVTALGKKRLKELRKEMQIIFQDPYSSLDPRMTIEDILGEALEVHHLSSGTDRRERIEELLEEVGLSPSFLRSLPHEFSGGQRQRVCIARALAVEPRLIVCDEPVSALDVSVQAQVINLLKDLQGSHRLAYIFISHDLSVVEHISHRIAVMYLGKIVELAREEILFENPLHPYTKALLSASPSIKARRKERIILKGEIPSPVDPPEGCHFHPRCFLARPECSQTAPQLVEKEPGHYVSCILYQ from the coding sequence ATGGGAGGAGAACCGATCCTGGAGGTTGTTGATCTCGTCAAATACTTCCCCTTGGGGGGCTCCTTTTTTTCGAAGTCCCGGGCTGTTGTCCGGGCTGTGGACGGCGTGAGCTTCGCCTTGGAACCCGGCGAAACCCTGGGACTGGTGGGAGAGAGCGGCTGCGGAAAAAGCACGGTAGGCCGGAGCATCTTGAGACTTGTCGAACCGACCTCCGGGAAGGTCTTCTTCTCAGGAGAAGATGTCACCGCCCTGGGCAAGAAAAGACTCAAGGAACTGAGAAAGGAGATGCAGATCATCTTTCAGGATCCCTATTCTTCATTGGATCCCCGGATGACTATCGAAGATATCCTGGGAGAGGCGCTCGAGGTTCACCATCTTTCCAGTGGTACCGATAGGCGGGAACGGATAGAGGAACTGCTGGAGGAGGTCGGCCTCTCCCCCTCTTTTCTCAGATCCCTCCCCCATGAGTTCAGCGGAGGACAGCGGCAGAGGGTCTGCATCGCCCGGGCCCTGGCTGTGGAGCCGAGATTGATCGTATGCGACGAACCCGTCTCAGCCCTTGATGTCTCGGTCCAGGCGCAGGTGATCAATCTTTTGAAAGACCTTCAGGGGAGCCACCGGCTGGCCTACATATTCATATCCCACGACTTGAGCGTGGTAGAGCATATCTCTCATCGAATCGCAGTCATGTATCTGGGGAAAATCGTCGAACTGGCAAGGGAAGAGATCCTGTTTGAAAACCCCCTTCACCCGTACACCAAGGCGCTGCTTTCGGCTTCACCGTCAATAAAGGCCCGGAGAAAGGAGAGGATCATCCTCAAGGGGGAGATTCCCAGCCCGGTGGATCCACCGGAGGGCTGCCATTTCCACCCCAGGTGTTTCCTCGCAAGGCCCGAATGTTCCCAAACGGCTCCACAGCTCGTGGAAAAGGAGCCCGGACACTACGTGAGTTGCATACTCTACCAATGA
- a CDS encoding M55 family metallopeptidase — translation MKVFISADMEGATGVTNMLDVVEGKPGYERFRKMMTGDVNAAIDGAFEGGATEVLVNDSHYTMRNILLEELDSRASLISGIHKPLCMMEGIDSTFDAAFFVGYHAKAGTGEAVANHTLLGREIISVRLNGEPIGETQLNAAIAGYYDVPVVMVAGDDKVTREAKSVLGNVETAVVKEGIDRWTARCYPPKETGRRIREAAGNALKKLNQFKPLKVEGEVKLEIEFMSTSEAALPTLFPGVVREDSRTVSVTDTDFIRAFKAFLGCMLLGWTASDELYG, via the coding sequence ATGAAGGTCTTTATTTCAGCGGATATGGAAGGAGCAACCGGGGTCACCAACATGTTGGATGTAGTAGAGGGCAAACCCGGGTACGAACGGTTCCGAAAGATGATGACAGGCGATGTCAACGCCGCCATTGACGGGGCATTTGAAGGGGGAGCCACCGAGGTCCTCGTAAACGACTCCCACTACACCATGCGAAACATACTGCTCGAAGAACTGGATTCCAGGGCAAGCCTCATCTCCGGTATCCACAAGCCCCTCTGCATGATGGAGGGGATTGACAGCACCTTCGACGCGGCCTTTTTTGTTGGATATCACGCAAAGGCCGGAACAGGGGAGGCCGTGGCGAATCATACTCTCCTGGGCCGTGAGATCATCAGCGTCCGTTTGAACGGAGAGCCCATCGGGGAAACCCAGCTCAATGCCGCCATTGCCGGGTATTACGATGTACCTGTCGTCATGGTTGCAGGAGACGACAAGGTTACCAGAGAAGCCAAGTCGGTACTGGGGAACGTCGAGACCGCCGTGGTGAAGGAAGGTATCGACAGGTGGACGGCCAGATGCTACCCCCCGAAGGAGACAGGGCGCCGCATAAGGGAAGCCGCCGGGAACGCCCTCAAGAAACTAAACCAATTCAAACCCCTCAAGGTCGAGGGGGAGGTCAAGCTGGAGATCGAGTTTATGTCAACCAGCGAGGCTGCCCTGCCTACTCTCTTCCCCGGTGTGGTCCGCGAAGACTCACGGACGGTCTCGGTGACAGACACCGACTTCATTCGAGCCTTCAAGGCGTTTCTCGGGTGCATGCTTCTCGGCTGGACAGCCAGCGATGAATTGTACGGATAG
- the era gene encoding GTPase Era has protein sequence MDSFKSGFISILGKPNVGKSTLLNRILGEKIAIISDKPQTTRTRVLGIKNLENAQLIFYDTPGIHRPLSRFHQSMVRAAFQAGRDADLLLLLTEAHRPRMEEDEGIVKRLRSCHTPLFLIINKIDLVKKAELLPLIERYQGIHRFEETIPISALNGEGVDRLVETIEKYLPQGPRYFPEDITTDQSERFLAAEMIREKIFQHTYQEVPYSVGVTVESFRDEPDKGILSISAVIVVEKASQRAILIGRGGGMLKRIGTEARQEMELFFGTRVFLQLWVKVIKGWSENPRLLGEMGYG, from the coding sequence ATGGATTCTTTTAAATCCGGGTTCATATCGATCCTCGGCAAACCCAATGTGGGAAAGTCAACCCTCCTCAACCGAATTCTCGGTGAAAAGATCGCCATCATTTCCGACAAGCCTCAGACGACCCGTACCCGTGTCCTGGGCATAAAGAATCTGGAAAACGCCCAACTCATCTTCTACGACACCCCGGGTATACACCGCCCCCTTTCGAGGTTTCACCAATCCATGGTGCGTGCCGCATTCCAGGCGGGAAGAGACGCGGATCTCCTCCTCCTTCTGACAGAGGCACACCGTCCCAGGATGGAGGAGGACGAGGGGATCGTCAAACGCCTGCGGTCCTGTCATACTCCCCTCTTCCTGATCATCAATAAGATCGACCTCGTGAAGAAGGCCGAACTCCTCCCCCTCATAGAGAGATACCAGGGGATTCACCGGTTTGAAGAGACCATCCCTATCTCGGCACTCAACGGGGAGGGGGTCGATCGGCTCGTTGAAACGATCGAGAAATACCTCCCCCAGGGCCCCAGGTATTTCCCCGAAGACATCACCACCGATCAATCCGAGAGGTTCCTGGCCGCTGAGATGATCCGGGAGAAGATCTTTCAACACACCTACCAGGAGGTCCCTTACTCTGTGGGGGTCACCGTTGAGAGCTTCAGGGACGAACCAGACAAGGGGATTCTCTCCATCTCCGCCGTGATCGTGGTCGAGAAGGCTTCTCAGCGGGCGATTCTCATAGGGAGGGGAGGCGGGATGTTGAAGAGGATAGGCACCGAGGCCAGACAGGAGATGGAGCTCTTCTTCGGCACCCGTGTATTCCTTCAGCTGTGGGTAAAGGTCATAAAGGGGTGGAGCGAGAACCCCAGGCTGCTCGGTGAGATGGGATACGGGTGA
- a CDS encoding phosphotransferase, whose translation MDEELTREGLLELMPELEGSEVVIEELKGGITNRLYRVRSSKGQDLVVRLYGEKTELFIDRDVEVENLKLIASTGITPRLIKYLPDQRVTVVEFIPGYVLKNEDFLREDLWEEIVRSIRTIHQSGVTLPFVFDPLVQVRRLYRILQGIDASYWEFEFEKTISSLEKISNHARITPAQYVSCHNDLLADNFILGQKRDESGRSIYVIDWEYAGMSTPYYDLADMFQEILVPRETEARILDLYWQGANTDHHIYMTDLFKPFPDIYWFLWSLIQSRVSKIDFDFYSYGKAKYDNAQKNIRYLRERYGLSLPS comes from the coding sequence ATGGACGAAGAGCTCACCCGCGAAGGCTTGCTGGAACTCATGCCCGAGTTGGAAGGTTCGGAAGTGGTGATCGAAGAACTCAAAGGCGGGATCACCAACAGGTTGTATCGGGTCCGGTCATCCAAGGGCCAGGACCTTGTCGTAAGGTTGTACGGGGAGAAGACCGAACTGTTCATCGACCGGGACGTGGAAGTGGAAAACCTCAAACTGATCGCATCGACAGGTATCACTCCGAGACTTATCAAATACCTGCCCGACCAGAGGGTGACCGTTGTGGAGTTCATCCCCGGATACGTTCTGAAGAACGAAGATTTCTTGAGAGAAGACCTCTGGGAAGAGATCGTCCGTTCGATTCGAACCATTCACCAGAGCGGCGTGACCCTTCCCTTTGTCTTCGATCCTCTCGTCCAGGTAAGACGGCTCTATCGGATTCTCCAGGGGATAGATGCCTCCTACTGGGAATTCGAATTTGAAAAGACCATCTCCTCTCTGGAGAAGATCTCCAATCATGCCCGAATCACGCCGGCCCAGTATGTTTCCTGTCACAACGACCTTCTGGCCGACAACTTCATCCTCGGCCAGAAAAGAGACGAATCCGGACGCTCAATCTACGTGATTGACTGGGAATACGCGGGGATGAGTACCCCCTACTACGATCTGGCCGATATGTTTCAAGAGATCCTTGTCCCCAGGGAGACGGAGGCGAGGATTCTGGATCTCTATTGGCAAGGAGCGAACACCGACCATCACATTTACATGACGGATCTCTTCAAGCCCTTTCCGGACATCTACTGGTTTCTCTGGAGTCTGATACAATCAAGGGTTTCGAAGATCGATTTTGATTTCTACAGCTACGGTAAGGCCAAGTACGACAACGCCCAGAAGAATATCCGGTATCTCAGGGAGCGCTACGGCCTGAGCCTGCCGTCCTAG